A window of Arcobacter acticola genomic DNA:
TTTCTTTTATGATAATCATTCTTAGTATTAAGATTATTTAAAGAATAAAAGATGTATCATCTCAATATCAATTATTAAGGTAATTAAAAAAAAGGAAAATACATGATAAAAAAATTAGCTATAAGTGCTATAGTATTAGCAAGTTCATTCTTAACAGCATCTGAGGTTAATGTTTACTCTCATAGACATTATGATTCAGATAAAATATTATTCAAAAAATTTGAAGAAACAACGGGAATAAAAGTAAATATTGTAACTGCAAAAGCAGAAGAGCTTGTATCAAAATTAGCAATTGAAGGTGAAAATACTCCAGCGGATGTTTTAATTACTGCTGATATTGGAAATTTACATGAAGCAAAAAGTAGAAATTTATTACAAACTATTGATTCAAATACTTTAAATACAAATATACCAGCTCATTTAAGGGATGCAAATAAAGAATGGTTTGCACTTACAAAAAGAGCAAGAATTTTTGTATATAATCCTGAAAAAATAAATGAAGCTGATTTAAGTGATTATTTAAGTTTAACTAACCCTAAATTAAAAGATAAAATTATCACAAGATCTTCAACAAATGCTTATAATAAAGCTTTATTAGCTTCTATTATTGCAAATCATGGAGAAGCAAAAGCTTTAGAATTTACAAAAGGTTTAGTGGCAAATTTTGCTAGAGATCCAAAAGGTAGTGATAGAGATCAAATCAGAGCAGTAGCTGCAGGTGATGGTGATTTAGCTATTGTTAATACTTATTATTTAGGTGTTATGTTAAATGGAGAAGATAAAAAAGACATTGAGATTGCAAAAAGTGTGAAAATCTTTTTCCCTGCACAAGAAACAACTGGAACTCATATGAATATTTCAGGTGCAGGTGTTACTAAATTTGCTAAAAATAAAGAAAATGCGGTTAAACTTATTGAATTTTTAAGTTCTTCTGAGGCACAATCAACATTTGCAGAAGGAAATCATGAATATCCTGTAAATCCAAATGTAAAACCATCTGCAACTGTTGCATCATGGGGAACATTTAAAGAAGATACAATTGATTTAACAAAAATTGGTGAAAATACAAAAAAAGCAGTTGATATTGCAACACAAGGAAATTGGAAATAAACAGATTAAAATATTACTTAGCCCCTCTTGCGGGCTTAAGTATCTCATTACCAATACTATCATTAATAATCTACTTCTTATTTGAAGGAAGTTTTGATTTCAACTTTTTAAAAAGTAGTGTTTTACTTGAATACACAAATAATACTGCTTTATTAGTTTTTGGAACTTTTGCTTTGGTAATTGTATTAGGAACTATAACTTCATATTTAAGTGCTAGATTTGAATACTTTGGTCATAAGTTTTTTGCAGTAACATTTGTTTTACCCCTTGCATTTCCAGCTTATATTTTAGGTTATACATATGTGGGGTTTTTTGAATATAGAGGAATCTTGTCAGATATAGTATCAGATGCTAGTGTTCGTCTTGATATTTTAAATATGTATGGTGCAATTTTTATATTTGCCATTGCAATGTTCCCTTATGTTTATATTCTTGCACGTGTCTCTTTTGCTTCTATTTCTTCAACTGTCTGTGAGTTGGTATCTTTACAACAAATAAGTCCTATAAAAGCATTTTTCAAAGTATATTTACCCCTTTCATATCCTGCAATTTTTGCAGGAAGTATTTTAGCTGTTATGGAAACACTTAGTGATTATGGTACTGTTTTATATTTTGGTATAGAAACTTTTAGTGTAGGAATATTTAAAAGTTGGTTTGGATATGGAGATTTAGCACAAGCTATAAATGTTGCTATAGTTTTACTTATATTCGTATTTGGTATTTTATGGACTGAATCATTAATTAGAAAAAAATATAGATTTGCAAGTGCTACCCATAGTGCAAAAAGAGCTTCAAAAATAAAGCTTAGTGGTAAATATAATTTTATAGCATTTTTAATATCATTTGTTATTTCAACTATTACTTTATTTATTCCTATTGTTGTTTTAATTTATTGGTTTATTTTAGATATAAATACTTTAGATTTCGAAGCTTTTTCATACCTTTACAATACTCTTAGTTTAAATATCATCTCATCAAGTATTATCATTTTACTTTCATTTCTTGTAATTTATATGTTGAGATTTTATCCATCTAAACTAGGAAGTTTTACCCATAAACTTTCAATGCTAGGATATTCAATTCCTGGAGCAGTTGTTGGGGTTGGATTATTGATATTAGGTAGCTTTATTGATAAAAGTCTAGGCTTTATAGTTTTTAGTGGAACTTTTTTTATGGTAGTTTTTGCATATACAACCAGATATTTTGCTTCAAGTATTGGCTCTATTGAAAATGGATTTTCTAAAATCGACTCAAGCATTGATGATGCTAGCAAAATATTTGGTAAAAGTGAAATAAAAAATATTATAGAAGTATATTTTCCACTAATGAGGCCATATATGATAAGTGGATTTTTGATACTTTATATAGATATTGCAAAAGAATTACCAGCAACTTTAATATTAAGACCTTTTAATTTTGATACTTTAGCTATTAGAATATATGAACTTGCAAGTAATGAGATGCTTTATAAAGTTGGATTTCCATCGCTTATACTTGTATTTACAACAGCAATTGCTGTAATGTTATTAAACTCAGGATTTGGGAAAAGAAAAAAATGAATCAAATTGTACAAATAAGAAATCTGCAGAAAGTTTTTCCAAAAGGGAATATTTGTATTGCAGAAAATATAAGTTTAGACATAAAAGAAGGTGAGATTTTTACTATTCTTGGAAAAAGTGGAAGTGGTAAAACTACATTTCTTCGAATGATTGCAGGACTTGAAAGCCCTGATGATGGAGAAATCTCAATAGATAATAATATTGTTTTTTCTAAAAATAAAAATCTTGAACCAAAAAATAGAAAAGTTGCAGTAGTTTTTCAAAATTATGCCCTACTTCCTCATTTAAGTATTGCTTCAAATATCACATTTGGAAGTGATGCTTCAAAACAAGATTTAGAAGATATTTTAGAAAAAACAAAATTAAAAGGCCAAGAGAATAAACTTCCCCATGAATTAAGTGGAGGACAACAACAAAGAGTAGCCCTTGCTCGTGCTTTAATAAATAAACCAAAAATTCTTCTTTTGGATGAGCCATTAAGTAATATTGATACAGAATTAAGAGCTCATTTAAGAGCAGAATTAAAAGAGATGATAAAAGCTTTTGGAATAACAGCCCTATTTATAACACATGATAAAGAAGATGCTTTTTATTTATCTGATAGAATTGCAATAATGGCAGGTGGAAATATTTTACAAGTTGGAACTGCAAAAGATATTTATCACCATCCAAATGATTTATATTGTGCAAATTTTTTAGGAAAAATGACTCAATTATCTTCAAATACTTATATAAGACCTGAGCATATTGAAATATCAAATGATGGTATTCTTGAAGGAATAATTAAAGATATCATCTTTTATGGAAGTTTTTATGAAGTAATAATTTTATCTAAAAATAAAGAACTACTTATTCATAGTTTTGATGATAAATTAGAAATTGGACAAGAAATAAAATATATTTTTAATGGGGAAATTTTAGAATTTTAGTTTAAACAAAAACATTGTAAAATATTGTATGTTTATAAAAAAATTATTACTTATATTTCTATTGCTAATAGTATCACTAAATGCCTCTGAAAAAGAAAAAGTCACTCTCTACTTAGATTGGTTAAACCAATTCCAATTTGCTGGATATTATATGGCAAAGGAGAAGGGCTATTATGATGAATTAGGAGTCGAATTAGAAATAATAGAGTATTCTAATAATCATAATATTACAAGTAAAGTAATAGAAAAAAGTTCAATATACGGTATTGGTAAATCTTCTTTAATTGTTGATAGATTTGAGGGTAAAGATATAGTCTTATTATCAAGTTTCTTTCAAAATTCTCCATTAGTTTTAATTAGTCTTGAAAAATCAAATATTAAAAGTCCTAAAAATTTAGTTGATAAAAAAATAATGATAACAAAAGATGCGAGAGATGCACTTGCTATAAAAGCTATGATTGTATCTCAAGGTATTAAGATGGATAAATTAAATATACAAAATCATTCTTTTGATATCAATGACTTAATAAATGGCAAAACTGATGTGATGGCCTGTTATTTATCAAATGAACCACTTATACTGAAAGAAAAAAAGATTAAATATACTATTTTAAATCCTTATGATTATGGTTTTGATTTTTATGAGGGTATTCTTTTTACTTCACAAAAAGAACTTAAAGAAAATCCTAATCGTGTTAAGAATTTCAATCAAGCATCAATAAAAGGTTGGGAATATGCCTTTAACAATATAGAAGAAACCGCAAAGATAATACATGAAAAATATAACACACAAAATAAAAGTTTAAAAGCATTAATTTACGAAGGTACTGTTTTAAAAGAACTTTCAAAAATTAATGAAAATTTATTAGGTGACATTAATTATCAAACAATAGAAGAAATAAAAAAATTTTATACTCTTTTAGGCTTAAACACCAAATTTATTCATTTGAAACACAAAATATAATTTTTAATAAAAATGATATTTTAATTAATGAGGAAGAAAAAAAATATTTAGAAGATAATTCATTTGCTCTTTTAGTTCAAAATAATAAAATACCTTTCTCTTTTAAAACAACAGAGCAATTAATAGGAGCAGAATTAGATTTTTGGAATTTAATATCTAAAAAACTGTCTAAGTCATTCAATATAGAAGAGATGATTAAAAGTGAATTTATAAATATTTTTTCTGATTCAATAAAGGGAAAATTTATTTATAGTTTTGAAGAGAATGATTCAAATAAATATGTCTATAGTGACCCTATAACTAAAATTCCTATTTCAGTTGCCACAAAAAATTATGTAAATTATATCAATGATTTAGGAACATTAAATAATATTAAAATTGGTATTCTTAAAGATTTGAAAATAACTCAAGTATTGAAAAATGATTATCCAAATATAGAATTTGAAGAGATAGATACATTAAGTAATGGTATAAATAAGCTAAACAATAATGAAATATTTGGATTAATTGATAACTTTTATTCCTTGTCTCATAATATAAATAAAATTAAATCAAACGAATTAAAAATAAATAATTCTTTAAAATATGAAATAGCCATGAGATTAGAAATAAAAAAGGAAAATGAAGAATTTGTTAAAATAATAAATAAGATACTTACTACTTTAACACAAAAAGAGAAAAATGATATTTTTAATAACTATCAATTAATTTCATATCAAGAAGATTTTGATTTTTTATATGTAATTAAATTCATTATTCCTTTAATTATACTTTCAGCAATTCTTCTGATTTTTAACTATCGCTTAAAAAATGAAGTAAAAATGAGAAAAAAAACAGAAATAGAACTATCTAAATTTGCAAATAAGGATAGTCTTACAAATATTTATAATAGAAGAAAGATTGAAGAATTATGTGAAAATGAATTAAAAAGAAGTGAAAGATATAACAATGCTCTTTCATTGATTTTCTTCGATCTAAATGATTTTAAATTGATAAATGATTTGTTAGGTCA
This region includes:
- a CDS encoding Fe(3+) ABC transporter substrate-binding protein, whose translation is MIKKLAISAIVLASSFLTASEVNVYSHRHYDSDKILFKKFEETTGIKVNIVTAKAEELVSKLAIEGENTPADVLITADIGNLHEAKSRNLLQTIDSNTLNTNIPAHLRDANKEWFALTKRARIFVYNPEKINEADLSDYLSLTNPKLKDKIITRSSTNAYNKALLASIIANHGEAKALEFTKGLVANFARDPKGSDRDQIRAVAAGDGDLAIVNTYYLGVMLNGEDKKDIEIAKSVKIFFPAQETTGTHMNISGAGVTKFAKNKENAVKLIEFLSSSEAQSTFAEGNHEYPVNPNVKPSATVASWGTFKEDTIDLTKIGENTKKAVDIATQGNWK
- a CDS encoding ABC transporter permease → MEINRLKYYLAPLAGLSISLPILSLIIYFLFEGSFDFNFLKSSVLLEYTNNTALLVFGTFALVIVLGTITSYLSARFEYFGHKFFAVTFVLPLAFPAYILGYTYVGFFEYRGILSDIVSDASVRLDILNMYGAIFIFAIAMFPYVYILARVSFASISSTVCELVSLQQISPIKAFFKVYLPLSYPAIFAGSILAVMETLSDYGTVLYFGIETFSVGIFKSWFGYGDLAQAINVAIVLLIFVFGILWTESLIRKKYRFASATHSAKRASKIKLSGKYNFIAFLISFVISTITLFIPIVVLIYWFILDINTLDFEAFSYLYNTLSLNIISSSIIILLSFLVIYMLRFYPSKLGSFTHKLSMLGYSIPGAVVGVGLLILGSFIDKSLGFIVFSGTFFMVVFAYTTRYFASSIGSIENGFSKIDSSIDDASKIFGKSEIKNIIEVYFPLMRPYMISGFLILYIDIAKELPATLILRPFNFDTLAIRIYELASNEMLYKVGFPSLILVFTTAIAVMLLNSGFGKRKK
- a CDS encoding ABC transporter ATP-binding protein; this encodes MNQIVQIRNLQKVFPKGNICIAENISLDIKEGEIFTILGKSGSGKTTFLRMIAGLESPDDGEISIDNNIVFSKNKNLEPKNRKVAVVFQNYALLPHLSIASNITFGSDASKQDLEDILEKTKLKGQENKLPHELSGGQQQRVALARALINKPKILLLDEPLSNIDTELRAHLRAELKEMIKAFGITALFITHDKEDAFYLSDRIAIMAGGNILQVGTAKDIYHHPNDLYCANFLGKMTQLSSNTYIRPEHIEISNDGILEGIIKDIIFYGSFYEVIILSKNKELLIHSFDDKLEIGQEIKYIFNGEILEF
- a CDS encoding ABC transporter substrate-binding protein; translation: MFIKKLLLIFLLLIVSLNASEKEKVTLYLDWLNQFQFAGYYMAKEKGYYDELGVELEIIEYSNNHNITSKVIEKSSIYGIGKSSLIVDRFEGKDIVLLSSFFQNSPLVLISLEKSNIKSPKNLVDKKIMITKDARDALAIKAMIVSQGIKMDKLNIQNHSFDINDLINGKTDVMACYLSNEPLILKEKKIKYTILNPYDYGFDFYEGILFTSQKELKENPNRVKNFNQASIKGWEYAFNNIEETAKIIHEKYNTQNKSLKALIYEGTVLKELSKINENLLGDINYQTIEEIKKFYTLLGLNTKFIHLKHKI
- a CDS encoding GGDEF domain-containing protein gives rise to the protein MIKSEFINIFSDSIKGKFIYSFEENDSNKYVYSDPITKIPISVATKNYVNYINDLGTLNNIKIGILKDLKITQVLKNDYPNIEFEEIDTLSNGINKLNNNEIFGLIDNFYSLSHNINKIKSNELKINNSLKYEIAMRLEIKKENEEFVKIINKILTTLTQKEKNDIFNNYQLISYQEDFDFLYVIKFIIPLIILSAILLIFNYRLKNEVKMRKKTEIELSKFANKDSLTNIYNRRKIEELCENELKRSERYNNALSLIFFDLNDFKLINDLLGHHKGDDVLIKIADVVSNNIRSTDYFGRWGGDEFLIVLPHTDILQTEKIIKVLEKKINEINFNLRATCRL